A section of the Metabacillus endolithicus genome encodes:
- a CDS encoding IreB family regulatory phosphoprotein produces the protein MSSFDKTMKFNFSDETVETNVNEVLYTVYDALQEKGYNPINQIVGYLLSGDPAYIPRHRDARNLIRKLERDELIEELVKSYLQKNREA, from the coding sequence GTGAGTTCATTTGATAAAACAATGAAATTTAATTTTTCTGATGAAACGGTCGAAACCAATGTAAATGAAGTTCTTTATACTGTGTACGATGCGTTACAAGAAAAAGGCTATAATCCAATTAATCAAATTGTTGGATATTTACTTTCGGGTGATCCTGCCTATATTCCCCGTCATCGCGACGCACGGAATTTAATTCGCAAACTTGAGCGAGATGAATTAATTGAGGAGCTAGTAAAATCTTACTTACAAAAAAACCGAGAGGCATAA
- a CDS encoding DUF1292 domain-containing protein gives MDHGEKQITVIDENGNEQLCEVLFTFESEEFKKSYVLYYPVGADEDDSEEIEIHASSFNPHADGEDGELEPIETDEEWDLIEEMLNTFLDEEEEE, from the coding sequence ATGGATCACGGTGAAAAACAAATTACAGTAATTGATGAAAATGGAAATGAACAACTTTGCGAGGTATTATTTACGTTTGAATCAGAAGAATTCAAAAAATCTTATGTACTTTATTATCCAGTAGGCGCTGATGAAGATGACAGTGAAGAGATTGAGATTCATGCATCAAGCTTTAATCCCCATGCGGATGGAGAAGATGGTGAACTAGAACCAATCGAAACTGACGAAGAGTGGGACTTAATTGAAGAAATGTTAAATACGTTTCTGGATGAAGAAGAGGAAGAATAA
- a CDS encoding YrzQ family protein, producing MNRTLTSLITMGVGAAAYHLSRNTNMMNNRSMKKMRKRVMKMF from the coding sequence TTGAATCGAACTTTAACCTCATTAATAACTATGGGTGTAGGGGCAGCAGCATATCATTTATCACGTAATACAAACATGATGAATAATCGTTCTATGAAGAAAATGAGAAAACGTGTTATGAAAATGTTTTAA
- the ruvX gene encoding Holliday junction resolvase RuvX, producing the protein MRILGLDLGSKTLGVAVSDELGWTAQGIETIKINEESRDYKLGRLTEIIEQHNVEKIVLGMPKNMNGTIGPRAEASQRFADILTKKFGLPVVLWDERLTTMAAERMLISADVSRKKRKQVIDKMAAVMILQGYLDSLN; encoded by the coding sequence ATGCGAATTTTAGGATTAGATTTAGGCTCAAAAACACTTGGAGTGGCTGTAAGTGATGAGCTAGGGTGGACAGCCCAGGGAATTGAGACGATTAAAATAAATGAGGAAAGTCGAGACTATAAATTAGGACGACTTACTGAAATCATTGAGCAGCATAATGTAGAAAAGATTGTTCTAGGAATGCCCAAAAATATGAACGGGACAATAGGACCAAGAGCTGAAGCAAGTCAGCGGTTTGCTGATATTTTGACAAAGAAATTTGGTCTTCCAGTCGTACTTTGGGATGAACGATTAACAACAATGGCTGCTGAAAGAATGCTCATTTCTGCAGATGTTAGTCGTAAGAAAAGGAAACAAGTCATTGATAAAATGGCTGCTGTTATGATTTTACAAGGCTACTTAGATAGTCTAAATTAA
- the mltG gene encoding endolytic transglycosylase MltG translates to MSDDSKKDTFREKLLEKQSEAKVVRKIVLTVFIVLLIVFSGVIGGGYLYIKSSLQPIDPNDQTAIDVTIPIGSSVSSISKILEESGIIKDDRVFKYYIKFKNESGFQAGDYQLAKSMTITDIISTLKKGKVMDEAVFQITIPEGRQLTEIASIIANNTPYTEKEVLATLTDKAFIDSMKAKYPDLLTDDIYQENIKYALEGYLFPATYPYYTEKPTLEEVLEPMVQKMSEVVAKYIPQLQEKNMSVHRLVTMASLIEEEATEKADREKISSVFYNRMEIKMPLQTDPTVLYALGEHKDRVLYADLEVDSPYNTYQNRGLPPGPIANAGEVSFVAALNPEETDFLYFLATKQGDVIFTKTLDEHNKEKNKHITNQ, encoded by the coding sequence ATGTCTGATGATTCGAAAAAAGATACATTCCGCGAAAAGTTACTGGAAAAACAAAGTGAAGCGAAGGTTGTAAGAAAGATTGTTTTAACAGTATTCATCGTTCTTCTAATTGTTTTTTCAGGGGTAATCGGTGGCGGATATTTATATATTAAGTCTTCATTACAGCCGATAGATCCTAATGATCAAACAGCAATTGATGTCACTATACCGATTGGATCGTCTGTTTCTAGTATTTCAAAAATATTAGAAGAGAGCGGCATTATTAAAGATGATCGAGTCTTTAAATATTATATAAAATTTAAAAATGAATCAGGTTTTCAGGCTGGTGACTATCAGCTAGCAAAATCAATGACAATTACAGATATTATTTCAACACTTAAAAAAGGAAAAGTCATGGATGAAGCTGTTTTTCAAATTACCATACCTGAAGGAAGACAACTTACAGAGATTGCCTCTATTATTGCAAATAATACACCTTATACAGAAAAAGAGGTTTTAGCTACTCTAACGGACAAGGCTTTTATTGATTCAATGAAGGCAAAATATCCAGACTTATTAACAGATGATATTTATCAAGAGAATATCAAGTATGCTTTGGAAGGATATTTATTTCCTGCAACTTACCCATACTATACAGAAAAGCCAACATTAGAAGAAGTTCTTGAACCAATGGTACAAAAAATGAGTGAAGTAGTAGCAAAATATATTCCGCAATTACAGGAAAAAAATATGAGTGTGCACAGATTAGTTACAATGGCTTCATTAATTGAAGAAGAGGCAACAGAAAAAGCTGATCGTGAAAAAATATCAAGTGTATTTTATAATCGAATGGAAATAAAAATGCCATTGCAAACAGATCCGACTGTGTTATATGCATTAGGAGAACATAAAGATCGTGTATTATATGCTGATTTAGAGGTCGATTCACCTTATAACACCTATCAAAATCGTGGATTACCTCCAGGACCAATTGCAAATGCCGGAGAAGTTTCATTTGTAGCTGCTCTTAATCCAGAAGAAACAGACTTCTTATACTTTCTTGCTACAAAGCAAGGAGACGTCATTTTTACTAAGACTTTAGATGAGCATAACAAAGAAAAAAATAAGCACATTACAAATCAG
- the alaS gene encoding alanine--tRNA ligase, with protein MKHLQSAEVRQMFLDFFKEKGHTVEPSASLVPHEDPTLLWINSGVATLKKYFDGRVIPANPRICNAQKSIRTNDIENVGKTARHHTFFEMLGNFSIGDYFKVESIEWAWEFLTDEKWIGFDPEKLSVTIHPEDNEAFDIWKDKIGIPEERIIRLEGNFWDIGEGPSGPNTEIFYDRGEEYGNDPEDPELYPGGENERYLEVWNLVFSQFNHNPDGTYTPLPKKNIDTGMGLERMVSVIQNVQTNFDTDLFIPIIKATEQISGEDYRKDKEKDVAFKVIADHVRTVSFAISDGALPSNEGRGYVLRRLLRRAVRYAKQIHINRPFMYELVPVVAEIMVDFYPEVKTKTEFIQKVIKNEEERFHETLNEGLAILSEVIKTQKEKGNNEIPGEDVFRLYDTYGFPVELTEEYAEEEGMKVDHAGFEEEMGRQRERARAAMQKVDSMQVQGGMLGEIKTESEFVGYNQLIVNNSEAVVIVKNGEVVQEAHEGEEVQVILNKTPFYAESGGQIADEGTLTSDKAMIKVKDVQKAPNGQNLHNVIVESGTIQTGDTFTASVAEENRTGIVKNHTATHLLHQALKDVLGTHVNQAGSLVTVDRLRFDFSHFGQVSQEELSRIEQIVNEQIWKSIAVNIDFKSLNEAKEMGAMALFGEKYGDIVRVVQVGDYSLELCGGCHVDNTSSIGLFKIVTETGIGAGTRRIEAVTGKAAYQYMNEQYEKLKEAAELLKANPKEIVSRISGLLQDYRALQRENESLTSKLGNLEAGSIVDQAKTINGITVLAAKVNAKDMNSLRGMMDDLKNKLQSAIVVLGAAEDGKVNLIAGVTKDLVDKGYHAGKLIKEVAERCGGKGGGRPDMAQAGAKQPEKLEEALKLVDEWVESVL; from the coding sequence ATGAAACACTTACAATCTGCAGAAGTACGTCAAATGTTTTTAGACTTCTTTAAGGAGAAAGGTCATACCGTTGAACCTAGTGCATCTCTAGTTCCACATGAAGATCCGACATTACTTTGGATTAACAGTGGGGTTGCCACATTAAAAAAATATTTTGATGGTCGTGTGATTCCAGCAAATCCGAGAATTTGTAATGCTCAAAAATCAATTCGAACGAATGATATTGAAAACGTAGGAAAGACTGCTAGACATCATACATTTTTTGAGATGCTAGGTAATTTCTCAATTGGCGATTACTTTAAAGTAGAATCAATCGAATGGGCATGGGAATTCTTAACAGATGAAAAATGGATTGGTTTTGATCCAGAAAAATTATCTGTTACAATTCATCCTGAAGACAACGAAGCATTCGATATTTGGAAAGATAAAATTGGTATTCCTGAAGAAAGAATTATTCGTTTAGAAGGGAACTTCTGGGATATTGGTGAAGGGCCAAGTGGGCCAAATACTGAGATCTTCTATGATCGTGGTGAAGAATACGGAAATGACCCTGAAGATCCAGAGTTATATCCTGGTGGAGAAAATGAACGTTATCTTGAAGTATGGAACTTGGTATTCTCACAATTTAACCACAATCCTGATGGTACATATACACCACTTCCTAAGAAAAACATTGATACAGGAATGGGACTCGAGCGTATGGTCTCTGTCATTCAAAATGTTCAAACAAATTTTGATACAGATTTATTCATTCCTATTATTAAAGCAACTGAGCAAATTTCAGGTGAAGATTACCGTAAAGATAAAGAAAAAGATGTGGCATTTAAAGTTATTGCCGATCATGTTCGAACAGTAAGCTTTGCGATAAGTGATGGGGCTCTTCCTTCTAATGAAGGTCGTGGATATGTATTGCGACGCCTGTTAAGAAGAGCGGTACGCTATGCAAAGCAAATTCATATAAACCGTCCATTCATGTATGAGCTTGTTCCAGTTGTTGCTGAAATTATGGTCGATTTTTATCCAGAAGTCAAAACAAAAACTGAATTCATTCAAAAAGTGATTAAAAATGAAGAAGAGCGTTTCCATGAAACATTAAATGAAGGGCTAGCCATCCTTAGTGAAGTAATCAAAACGCAAAAAGAAAAAGGAAATAATGAAATTCCAGGAGAAGATGTATTCCGTCTTTATGATACGTATGGATTCCCTGTTGAGTTAACAGAGGAATATGCTGAAGAAGAAGGCATGAAAGTTGATCATGCTGGCTTTGAAGAAGAAATGGGTAGACAACGTGAACGAGCTCGTGCAGCTATGCAAAAGGTTGATTCTATGCAGGTTCAAGGTGGCATGCTTGGAGAAATTAAAACGGAAAGTGAATTTGTTGGATACAATCAGCTAATTGTTAACAATTCCGAAGCTGTTGTGATTGTGAAAAACGGTGAAGTTGTTCAAGAAGCACATGAAGGTGAAGAAGTGCAAGTAATCCTTAATAAAACACCATTTTATGCTGAGAGTGGCGGACAAATTGCTGATGAAGGAACACTTACTAGTGATAAAGCAATGATCAAAGTGAAAGATGTTCAAAAAGCTCCTAATGGCCAAAACCTTCATAATGTCATTGTAGAAAGTGGTACTATTCAAACTGGAGATACGTTTACAGCTTCAGTAGCTGAAGAAAATCGAACTGGTATTGTAAAAAATCACACAGCAACACATTTACTACATCAAGCACTTAAAGATGTACTTGGTACTCATGTAAATCAGGCAGGTTCGTTAGTAACAGTTGATCGTCTTCGATTTGACTTCTCACATTTTGGTCAAGTGAGCCAAGAAGAGCTGTCACGAATTGAGCAGATTGTAAATGAGCAAATCTGGAAAAGTATTGCTGTAAATATTGACTTTAAATCTTTAAATGAAGCAAAAGAAATGGGAGCAATGGCACTATTCGGTGAGAAGTACGGGGATATTGTTCGTGTTGTTCAAGTCGGAGACTATAGCTTAGAGCTATGTGGAGGATGTCATGTCGATAATACATCTTCAATTGGACTATTCAAAATTGTAACAGAAACAGGTATCGGCGCTGGAACTAGACGTATTGAAGCTGTTACAGGAAAAGCAGCATATCAATATATGAATGAGCAATATGAGAAATTAAAAGAGGCTGCTGAGCTATTAAAAGCAAATCCAAAAGAAATTGTTTCAAGAATCAGTGGTTTATTACAAGATTACCGTGCACTTCAACGCGAAAATGAATCATTAACAAGTAAGCTTGGAAATCTAGAGGCTGGCAGCATTGTCGATCAAGCTAAAACGATAAATGGAATAACGGTTTTAGCTGCAAAAGTGAATGCAAAAGACATGAACAGCCTGCGTGGCATGATGGATGACTTGAAAAATAAGCTCCAATCAGCTATTGTAGTTCTCGGAGCAGCTGAAGATGGAAAAGTAAATCTGATTGCGGGTGTTACAAAGGATTTAGTTGATAAAGGATATCATGCTGGTAAATTAATCAAAGAAGTAGCGGAACGTTGTGGTGGAAAAGGCGGCGGACGCCCAGACATGGCACAAGCAGGTGCAAAACAACCAGAAAAATTGGAAGAAGCGCTAAAACTTGTCGATGAATGGGTTGAATCCGTTTTATAA